A window from Lachnoanaerobaculum umeaense encodes these proteins:
- a CDS encoding VOC family protein has protein sequence MNKITCICLGVKDMERSIKFYRDGLGYKTDCRENNPSVCFFDTPGTKFELFPLEQLAKDIDENNPPKGNGFSGITLAYNVEHKEDVETVIALVRKAGGKIVKEPQEVFWGGYHAYFSDLDGYYWEVSWGPNFQFDENGLLKF, from the coding sequence ATGAACAAGATTACTTGTATTTGTTTAGGTGTGAAAGATATGGAAAGGTCAATAAAGTTTTATAGAGATGGTTTAGGATATAAGACTGATTGCAGAGAAAATAATCCGTCAGTATGCTTTTTTGATACTCCGGGAACAAAGTTTGAACTATTTCCTTTGGAACAATTAGCAAAAGATATTGATGAAAATAATCCACCAAAAGGGAATGGATTTTCAGGAATTACATTAGCCTACAATGTTGAACATAAAGAAGATGTAGAGACTGTAATTGCATTAGTAAGAAAAGCAGGTGGAAAAATTGTGAAAGAGCCACAGGAAGTTTTTTGGGGTGGATATCACGCATATTTTTCTGATTTAGATGGATACTATTGGGAAGTTTCATGGGGACCGAATTTTCAATTTGATGAAAATGGATTGCTGAAATTTTGA